The Methylocella silvestris BL2 DNA segment AACTCAACATTTCGCGCGAGACGGCCCGCAACCAGTTGAAGTCGATCTTCGCCAAGACGGGAACCCACCGGCAAGGCGAACTGGTCGCGCTTCTGCTGCAAGTCTGACGCGGCTGGGTTTCGGTCTTATCGCGAACGGCGGGGCCGCGCCGCGAAGGCCTAAGCTCTGCGGCGTTTGAACATGCGCTAATCTGTCAAATCGGCGAGGAGCGCCCGCCGCGCCTTGCTCCCCTCCGCCAGCAGATGGACATGCCACTCACGCGCGCCGAGGCGGATCAGCGCCGCGACTGTCTCGCTTGCGTCGGCAGAGGCCCCTCCCGAACAGCAGAGCTCAAAAGCGCCGAGCCTGCGGCGCTGGCCGACTGCGTTGAATCCCATGGCGAGAACGACCGCGCTTTCAAACGCCGGAAGACCGCCAAGATCGCTGTCGTCAAAATCATGGGCGGCGGAAACGGGAAAGACGGAGAAAATATAGGAGCGGCCGGAGGCGGCGCGCCATTTATGAAAGCGACCGGCGAGGTTGCCCCCCGCAAGGCAATGCAGCGGCGCGTTTCGCAAGGGCTGACGGCGATCGGAGCTGCTCTCTGCGCCCCAGAAAGGCGCAAGCGTCTCGGCGCATTCGGGGAGCTGGCCTTTTTGCGAAAGACGAAGGACGACGCCCATCTGTTCCAGCTCCATCAAAAACATTCGGAACAGACATAGAACAAAGCGGGATTTTGTCAACCTTATATGCGGTTTTGTTCTTGATTTCTGCGCGAGTCCCTTGACGTCGCGCCAAAATCAAACGGTCGCCAGCTCCACAGACAGGGAGGGATCGGCGGCGATCGCCTCGGCGATCAATTCTTCCGTCGCCGCCTCGATGCGGCTTTGCAGAACGCGCATGAACTTCTGCTTGTCGACGTCGGCGGCGAGCGGCGGCAGAAATTTGATCACCACGCGCCCGCGCCGCCGCAGGAATCCTTGACGCGGCCAGAACAGACCGGAATTTAACGCGACCGGCACGCAGACTGCCCCCGTTGCGGCGCACAGATGGGCGACGCCCGACTTATAGTCCGGCGCGGCGCCGGGGAGAGTTCGCGTTCCCTCCGGAAAGATGAAGACTTGGCGCTGCTCGTCGATCGCTTCGCGAACCTGCCGGGTCAGTTCCGCCAGCGCCTGGCCGCGCCTTGCCCGTTCGATCCCGATCTGGCCGGCGCCTTTCAGGTACCAGCCGAAAAACGGAATCGCCATCAGTTCGCGCTTGAGGACGAAGGTGAAATCATTCATCTGCGTGGTCAGCGCGAAGGTTTCCAGCGCCGACTGATGTTTCGCTGCGATGATGCAGGCGCCGGGGGGCAAATTCTCCCGGCCGCGAAACTCGACTTTCACGCCGCAGAGCTTGTCGAGCAGCCACAGTGAGTTGCGCGCCCACAGACGGGCAAGGTCCTGCACGGCGTCGCGCTTCATGAAGAGGGTCGGCAGGCCGGCGAAAGCCAACACTGTGATGTTGACGTAAAACGCTATGTTGAAAAGGATCGAGCGGATGACGGTCATGGGTCTTTGTTGGGTCGCGCCTTAAACGTGCTGGCGCGTTGCGATCCGGGGGAGGCGACGGGCGGATCTTATACAGGCGCAGCGCCCTGTCCGAAAGCCGCGCCGCGCCACATGACTCTCATGGATTAATTAGAGAGGATCGCCCGCAAAGCGGTTTCCGTTTTCTCTAAGGCGGTGCGCGCCGAGCCGGATCGGCCGACGCGCTAATAACCGTTTGGGCAAAACCCGCCTCGGTTCAGCTTTGTTTGCATTTCTGCCGGAAGGCCTTGCGCTCCTTGCCGTGCAGCCCCTTGGCGTCAGCCTGCGTCGAACATTCCTTGGCTTTCGCCTTTTTGGCGTCATCGGAGAGGCCGCTCGGCTTGCTCGCCGCGGCAGGAGCTGCGGCGGGACTTGCGGGCGCCGCCGCGGGCGTTTGCTGGGCGAAGCCAACTGCGACGGACGACAAAATGAGCGAGCCGGCAAGGAGAGAAGAAAGCATGAGCTTCATGGAAGCGCCTTTCCAATTATAACGATTCGCCCGCGGTCGAACAGGCGGCCGCGACCTTAAGGTCGCACTGGCGGCAAAAGAAAGGCGGCAGGGCGCTCTTGTTACGTGCGCGAGTATTTTTGCCTTTACATATAAAGATATCTGCATATATATGTAGCTGTCTTCGCACGTGGACGCCATGACTCAATTTCACGCTCCATTCGACGTCGTTTTGAACGCGCTTGCCGCCGCCGGGGAGGCGACCCGCCTGCGCCTGCTGGCGCTTCTCGCCGAGGCGGAGCTGACCGTCACCGAAATTGTCACCATTCTCGGCCAGTCTCAGCCGCGCGTCTCGCGGCATCTTCGCCTGCTCGCCGAAGCCGGCCTCGTCGAGCGCCATCGCGAGGGCTCCTGGGTGTTCTTTCTGATGAGCCAGCACGGACCGGCCGCCGGCTTTGCGCGCGACATCGTCGCGAGGCTCGCCCCCGGGGAGCCTCTCCTCGGCGCAGACCGGGCGCGCCTTGCCGAAGTGCGCCAGGCGCGCGCCGAGCAGGCGGCGCGCTATTTTGCAGCCCATGCGGCGAATTGGGACGAGTTGCGCGCGATGCATCTTCCCGAGGAGCGCGTCGAGGCGGCGATCGTCGACATCGTCGGCAAATCGCCGATCCATGCGCTGCTCGACCTTGGCGCCGGCACGGGGCGGATGCTTGAACTTCTCGCGCCGCTCGCCGCGCGCGCCGTCGGCGTCGATCAGTCGCCGCAGATGCTGGCCGTCGCGCGCGCGCGCCTTGAGCGCGCAGGCCTGCGCAACACGCAATTGCGGCAGGGCGATATTTACGCGCTTCCGGTCGAGCCCGACCATTACGATCTCGTCGTCATGCATCAGGTGCTGCATTATCTTGACGATCCGCTGCGCGCCATCCGCGAGGCGACGCGGGCGCTGCGGCCGGGCGGGCGTCTCCTCATCGTCGACTTCGCGCCGCATCATGAGGAGCATTTGCGCGCCGCCCATGCGCATCGCCGCCTCGGCTTTGCGGCCGAGGAGATCGCGGGCTTCATGCAGGCGTCCGGCCTCGACGTCGCGCTGCGCCGCGATCTCGCCCCCAACCTCAGCGAGGGCGGCAAGCTCACCGTGTCGATCTGGCTCGGACAAGACCGACGAATCATCACCGATCAACTTCCTTTGACCGCGCGAGAAGTCGCATGAGCGAACATCCAAGCTGTGAATTGCCGCGCGCGAGCCGCACGCATTGCCCCGATATCCGCGTCTCGTTTGAGTTTTTCCCGCCGAAGACGGTCGCCATGGAGGCGCTGCTCTGGGAATCGATCAATCGCCTTGCCCCGCTCGGGCCGAGCTTTATGTCGGTGACCTATGGCGCCGGCGGATCGACCCGCGAGCGCACCCATCAGACTGTCGCGCGTCTCGCCAAGGAAGCGGTTGTGCGGCCCGCCGCGCACCTCACCTGCGTCGGCGCCTCGATGAAAGAGATCGACGGCATCGTGCAAGGCTATTGGGACGCCGGCGTTCGCCATATCGTCGCCTTGCGCGGCGATCCGCCGGACGGGCTTGGGGCGACCTTCGAGCCGCATCCGCAGGGCTATAAGAATTCCTGCGCGCTCGTCGCCGGCATCAAGCGCATCGGCGATTTCGAGATTTCCGTCTCGGCCTATCCGGAGCGCCATCCGGAAAGCCTGTCGCTTGACGCCGACATCGACTTCCTGCGCGCGAAGGTCGATGCCGGCGCGAGCCGGGCAATCACCCAGTTCTTCTTCGAGAACGAAATCTATCTGCGCTATCTCGACCGGCTGCGCGCGGCGGGCGTCGATATTCCGATCGTGCCGGGCATCATGCCGATGCAAAATTTCAAGCAGACCGCGGGCTTCGCCAAGAAGGCTGGCGCCAGCGTGCCGCAATGGCTCGCCGACCGCTTCGAGGGATTGGATGACGATCCTCAGACAAGGCGGCTCGTCGCCGCCACCGTCGCGGCGGAGCAGGTGCTCGATCTTGTCGATCACGGCGTGCGGGACTTTCATTTCTACACCAACAATCGCGCCGATCTCGTCTACGCCATTTGCCATCTCCTCGGGCTGCGGCCGAAACCTGAACAAAAAGAGGCCGCCTGAATGACCCATCGCTTTGACGGAGCAGAAACCCGAGCCGCCTTCCTTGACGCTGCGCGGAAAAGAATCCTGGTGCTCGACGGCGCCATGGGGACGATGATCCAGCAGCATAAATTCACCGAGGAGCAGTTTCGCGGCGAGCGCTTTGCCGATTGGCCGAGCGATCTGCGCGGCAACAATGATCTCTTGAGCCTGACCCAGCCGAAGGCGATCGAACAGATCCATCGCGCCTATATCGACGCTGGCGCCGACATCATCGCGACCAACACTTTCAATTCGACAAGCATCTCGCAGGCCGACTATGGCATGCAGGAGCTTGTCTTCGAGCTTAATCGGGAATCGGCGCGGCTGTGCCGGGTGGCCGCCGACGCCGCGGAGAAACACGACGGCAAGCGCCGCTTTGTCGCCGGCGCGCTTGGTCCGACGAGCCGCACGGCCTCGATTTCGCCGGACGTCAACAATCCGGGCTTTCGCGCCGTCAGCTTCGATGAATTGCGCGACGCCTATGACGAGGCCGCGCGGGCGCTGATCGAGGGCGGCGCCGACCTTCTGATCATCGAGACAATCTTCGACACGCTGAACGCCAAGGCTGCGCTCGCCGGCGTGCGCGATGCTTTCGCCAAGCTTGGCGTCGAAGCGCCGGTCATGATTTCCGGCACGATCACCGATCTCTCCGGCCGCACCCTGTCCGGCCAGACGCCGACAGCCTTCTGGCATTCCCTGCGCCACGCCGATCCTTTGACGATCGGGCTCAACTGCGCTCTCGGCGCGCGGGAAATGCGCGCCCATCTCGCCGAACTCTCGCGCATCGCCGATACGCTCGTCTGCGCCTATCCAAACGCCGGTCTTCCGAACGAATTCGGCCTTTACGACGAGAGCCCCGAATATATGGCGAGCCTTGTCGGCGAATTCGCCGACTCGGGGCTAGTCAATGTCGTCGGCGGCTGCTGCGGCACGACGCCCGCCCATATCCATGCGATCGCCAAACGCATCGAGGGGGTCGCGCCGCGCGAGATCCCGGAGATCGCGCCCTTGCTGCGCCTGTCCGGCCTCGAGCCTTTCGTGCTCGCGCCTGAAATTCCCTTCGTCAATGTCGGCGAGCGCACCAATGTCACCGGCTCGGCCAAATTCCGGAAGCTGATCAAACAGGGCGATTTTGCCGCGGCGCTCGACGTTGCGCGCGATCAGGTCGCGGCCGGCGCGCAGATCATCGACGTCAATATGGACGAGGGCTTGCTCGACTCCGAAAAGGCGATGGTCGAATTCCTAAATCTCATCGCCGCCGAGCCGGACATCGCGCGCGTGCCGGTGATGATCGATTCCTCGAAATTCTCGGTGATCGAGGCCGGGCTGAAATGCGTGCAGGGCAAGTCGGTCGTCAATTCGATCTCGATGAAAGAGGGGGTCGAAAAATTCATCGCCGACGCCCGCACGGTGCGCGCCTATGGCGCCGCCGTCGTCGTCATGGCTTTCGACGAGAAGGGCCAGGCCGACACCTTTGAACGCAAGGTCGAGATCTGCGCCAAGGCCTATCAGATCCTGACGCAGGAGGCTGGCTTTCCGCCCGAAGACATCATCTTCGATCCGAATATCTTCGCCATCGCGACGGGCATCGAGGAACACAATAATTACGGCGTCGACTTCATCGAGGCGACGCGGGAGATTCGCAAGCGCTTCCCGCTCGTGCACATTTCCGGCGGCGTCTCCAATCTATCGTTCTCGTTTCGCGGCAATGAGCCGGTGCGCGAGGCCATGCACGCCGTGTTTCTCTACCACGCCATCCAGGCCGGCATGGATATGGGCATCGTCAATGCGGGGCAGCTCGCGGTCTACGCCGAGATCGAGCCGGGGCTGCGCGAGGCCTGTGAGGACGTCGTGCTCAACCGGCGTCCCGACGCCACCGAGCGCCTGCTTGCGATCGCCGAAGGGTTTCGCGGCCATGGAGTCGAAAAAGCCGAAAGAGACCTTGTCTGGCGCGAGCAGCCGGTCATCAAGCGGCTTGAACATGCGTTGGTCAATGGCATCACCGAATTTGTCGAGCTCGACGTCGAAGAGGCGCGCGCCGCATCCAAGCGCCCGCTCGACGTGATCGAAGGCCCGCTGATGGCCGGAATGAATGTCGTCGGCGATCTCTTCGGCGCCGGCAAGATGTTCCTGCCGCAGGTCGTCAAATCGGCTCGCGTGATGAAGCAGGCGGTCGCCTATCTTCTTCCCTATATGGACGAGGAGAAGCGCAAGAATGGCGGCTCGGAGCGCTCCACCGCCGGCAAGATCTTGATGGCGACGGTCAAGGGCGACGTGCACGATATCGGCAAGAATATCGTCGGCGTCGTGCTTGCCTGCAACAATTACGAGATCATCGATCTTGGCGTCATGGTTCCCGCCGCGAAGATTCTCAGCGTTGCGCGGGCGGAAAAAGTCGACGCCATCGGCCTGTCCGGCCTTATCACGCCTTCGCTCGACGAGATGTGCTATGTCGCCGCCGAAATGGAGCGCGAGGGTTTCGATCTGCCCTTGTTGATTGGCGGCGCCACAACAAGCCGCGTGCATACGGCGGTCAAGATCCACCCCAACTACACGCGCGGACAAACCGTCTATGTCAATGACGCCAGCCGCGCAGTTGGCGTCGTGCAGTCGCTGCTTGGCGAGAGCGCGCGCGATGCGGCCGAGACCTTCCGCGCCGAATATGAAAAGGTGGCGGCGGCGCATCGCCGCGGCGAAGCGGAAAAGCTGCGCCTGCCGATCGGCAAGGCGCGCGCCAATGCGCTCAAGATCGATTGGGACGACTATGCGCCGCCGCGTCCGACCTTTACCGGCTCGCGCGTGTTTCGCAGCTATGACGTCGCCGAGCTCATCCCTTACATCGACTGGACGCCCTTCTTTCAGACCTGGGAGCTGCGCGGCCGCTATCCGGCCATCCTCGACGATCCCAAACAGGGCGAGGCGGCGCGCAGCCTCTTTGACGACGCGCAGGCGATGCTGAAGCGCATGGTCGAGGAGCATTGGCTCGATCCGAAGGCGGTGATCGGCTTCTGGCCGGCCAATTCCGTGGGCGATGACATCGCGCTCTACACAGGTGAATCGCGTTCGGAAAAACTTGCGGCCTTCCATACTCTGCGGCAACAGCTGACGCGCCGCGACGGAAAACCCAACATCGCCCTGTCGGATTTTATCGCGCCCGCGGGCGGCAAACCCGACTACATCGGCGCTTTCGTCGTCACGGCGGGCGCGCAGGAAGGCAAGATCGCCGACCGCTTCGCCAAAGCCAACGACGACTACGGCTCGATCCTCGTCAAGGCGCTTGCCGACCGCATCGCCGAAGCCTTGGCCGAGCGCATGCACGAGCGCGTGCGGCGCGAATTCTGGGCCTATGCGCCGGACGAGGCGATCTCCGAGGATGACCGCTTGCGCGAAGAATATCGCGGCATTCGTCCCGCGCCCGGCTATCCGGCTCAGCCCGACCACACGGAAAAGGCGACGCTGTTCGAACTGCTGGCGGCAGAAAAACGGATTGGCGTTTCGCTGACGGAAAGCTTTGCGATGTGGCCGGGCGCCTCTGTGTCGGGGCTCTATTTCGCGCATCCGCAGGCGCATTATTTCGGCGTCGCCAAGATCGAGCGCGATCAGGTCGAGGATTACGCGCTGCGCAAGGGGATGAGCGTCGCCGAGATGGAGCGCTGGCTGGCGCCGATCCTCAACTATGATCCGGCGAGCGTCGCGGAGGCGGCCGCGGCGGAATAGGCGCGACGCGCCAAATCGGCGAAGACCGCCTGTTAGACGCCCGGCCGCATCGCCAGCAATTTTCGCAAAGTTGCGACCGTCGAAAAATCGGCGATCCCATCGACCAGCGCCGGCCTGAAATGGCGCTGGAAGGCGCGAATGACACATTGCGTCCGCGCGTCATAGGCGCCGCTGACCGGCGCGCCATAACCATAGGCGCCGAGCATCGCCTGCAATTCCTCGACCTCGGCCCCGCGTGAATTATGGTCGAGGCGAGGTCCGGCGGAGATTGGGCAGGGGGCGACATAATGGCCGATCCCCGCGTGGGCGAGCCAATCCCAGGGGAAAAACTCGCCGGGGTCGATTTTGCGGTCGGGCGCGATGTCTGAATGGGCGAGCACGCGGTCGGGCGCGATTCGCCAGCGTTCGACGATATCGCCGCAAAGCGCTGTCACCGAGGCGATCTGCGCCTCAGGATAGGGATGCGCGGCGCGGCCGTTCTTGTGGCCCGGATGGGCGATTTCGATGCCGATCGAGACATCGTTCATATCGGTCTCGCCGGCCCAGATGCCGCGGCCGGCGTGCCAGGCGCGCCGCGCCTCCGGCACCAGCAGCATGATCTCGCCGTCCGGCATGACGACGTAATGGGCTGAGACTTCGCTCGCCGGGTCGCACAACAGCGCGACCGCGGCCTCGCCCGTCGGCACGCCGGTGTAATGCAGGATGAGCGAGTTCGGCGTCTTGCCGCCTTTGCGCTCGCCGTGGTTGGGCGAAGCGCGAAGCGTCATCGGCAGAGCGGAATGAGTCTTAGTAACCAGCATAGCCCTGGCAGAACGGGTTGCCATAAGCGTCCCAGACGACGCGGGCGCAACGGGGCGGCGGCGGCGGCGGCGGATAATAGCCGGGCGGCGGCGGCGGCGGGTTGGGCGGACGCGTATTGGCGCCGACGATCGCGCCGGTCGCGGCTCCAAGCACGCCGCCAAGCACCGCGGAACCGACATTCCCGCCAGCAAGGCCGCCGATCGCAGCGCCGGTCGCGCCGCCAAGGCCGGCGCCGCTGAGCGCCCGTTGTTCTGGCGTGTAGCCGCAGCCCGCGAGCGCCATCGAGGCGGCGACGGCGACGACGAAGGGAAGGGTGTTCTTCATACCTGATCCTAGCATTGCGTGAATCGTCGCGCCAATCTCCCGACGAAGGCGAGAGGGTCAAGTCAGAACCCGGTTTTATTAAGGATTTGCTACGGTCATGCGCCTTTTTCGGCACATCGGGCTTCGGCTGCGACAGAAAAGCGAAGC contains these protein-coding regions:
- the metH gene encoding methionine synthase, translating into MTHRFDGAETRAAFLDAARKRILVLDGAMGTMIQQHKFTEEQFRGERFADWPSDLRGNNDLLSLTQPKAIEQIHRAYIDAGADIIATNTFNSTSISQADYGMQELVFELNRESARLCRVAADAAEKHDGKRRFVAGALGPTSRTASISPDVNNPGFRAVSFDELRDAYDEAARALIEGGADLLIIETIFDTLNAKAALAGVRDAFAKLGVEAPVMISGTITDLSGRTLSGQTPTAFWHSLRHADPLTIGLNCALGAREMRAHLAELSRIADTLVCAYPNAGLPNEFGLYDESPEYMASLVGEFADSGLVNVVGGCCGTTPAHIHAIAKRIEGVAPREIPEIAPLLRLSGLEPFVLAPEIPFVNVGERTNVTGSAKFRKLIKQGDFAAALDVARDQVAAGAQIIDVNMDEGLLDSEKAMVEFLNLIAAEPDIARVPVMIDSSKFSVIEAGLKCVQGKSVVNSISMKEGVEKFIADARTVRAYGAAVVVMAFDEKGQADTFERKVEICAKAYQILTQEAGFPPEDIIFDPNIFAIATGIEEHNNYGVDFIEATREIRKRFPLVHISGGVSNLSFSFRGNEPVREAMHAVFLYHAIQAGMDMGIVNAGQLAVYAEIEPGLREACEDVVLNRRPDATERLLAIAEGFRGHGVEKAERDLVWREQPVIKRLEHALVNGITEFVELDVEEARAASKRPLDVIEGPLMAGMNVVGDLFGAGKMFLPQVVKSARVMKQAVAYLLPYMDEEKRKNGGSERSTAGKILMATVKGDVHDIGKNIVGVVLACNNYEIIDLGVMVPAAKILSVARAEKVDAIGLSGLITPSLDEMCYVAAEMEREGFDLPLLIGGATTSRVHTAVKIHPNYTRGQTVYVNDASRAVGVVQSLLGESARDAAETFRAEYEKVAAAHRRGEAEKLRLPIGKARANALKIDWDDYAPPRPTFTGSRVFRSYDVAELIPYIDWTPFFQTWELRGRYPAILDDPKQGEAARSLFDDAQAMLKRMVEEHWLDPKAVIGFWPANSVGDDIALYTGESRSEKLAAFHTLRQQLTRRDGKPNIALSDFIAPAGGKPDYIGAFVVTAGAQEGKIADRFAKANDDYGSILVKALADRIAEALAERMHERVRREFWAYAPDEAISEDDRLREEYRGIRPAPGYPAQPDHTEKATLFELLAAEKRIGVSLTESFAMWPGASVSGLYFAHPQAHYFGVAKIERDQVEDYALRKGMSVAEMERWLAPILNYDPASVAEAAAAE
- a CDS encoding ArsR family transcriptional regulator: MTQFHAPFDVVLNALAAAGEATRLRLLALLAEAELTVTEIVTILGQSQPRVSRHLRLLAEAGLVERHREGSWVFFLMSQHGPAAGFARDIVARLAPGEPLLGADRARLAEVRQARAEQAARYFAAHAANWDELRAMHLPEERVEAAIVDIVGKSPIHALLDLGAGTGRMLELLAPLAARAVGVDQSPQMLAVARARLERAGLRNTQLRQGDIYALPVEPDHYDLVVMHQVLHYLDDPLRAIREATRALRPGGRLLIVDFAPHHEEHLRAAHAHRRLGFAAEEIAGFMQASGLDVALRRDLAPNLSEGGKLTVSIWLGQDRRIITDQLPLTAREVA
- a CDS encoding N-acetylmuramoyl-L-alanine amidase, giving the protein MTLRASPNHGERKGGKTPNSLILHYTGVPTGEAAVALLCDPASEVSAHYVVMPDGEIMLLVPEARRAWHAGRGIWAGETDMNDVSIGIEIAHPGHKNGRAAHPYPEAQIASVTALCGDIVERWRIAPDRVLAHSDIAPDRKIDPGEFFPWDWLAHAGIGHYVAPCPISAGPRLDHNSRGAEVEELQAMLGAYGYGAPVSGAYDARTQCVIRAFQRHFRPALVDGIADFSTVATLRKLLAMRPGV
- the metF gene encoding methylenetetrahydrofolate reductase [NAD(P)H]; the protein is MSEHPSCELPRASRTHCPDIRVSFEFFPPKTVAMEALLWESINRLAPLGPSFMSVTYGAGGSTRERTHQTVARLAKEAVVRPAAHLTCVGASMKEIDGIVQGYWDAGVRHIVALRGDPPDGLGATFEPHPQGYKNSCALVAGIKRIGDFEISVSAYPERHPESLSLDADIDFLRAKVDAGASRAITQFFFENEIYLRYLDRLRAAGVDIPIVPGIMPMQNFKQTAGFAKKAGASVPQWLADRFEGLDDDPQTRRLVAATVAAEQVLDLVDHGVRDFHFYTNNRADLVYAICHLLGLRPKPEQKEAA
- a CDS encoding PsiF family protein; this translates as MKLMLSSLLAGSLILSSVAVGFAQQTPAAAPASPAAAPAAASKPSGLSDDAKKAKAKECSTQADAKGLHGKERKAFRQKCKQS
- a CDS encoding lysophospholipid acyltransferase family protein, translating into MTVIRSILFNIAFYVNITVLAFAGLPTLFMKRDAVQDLARLWARNSLWLLDKLCGVKVEFRGRENLPPGACIIAAKHQSALETFALTTQMNDFTFVLKRELMAIPFFGWYLKGAGQIGIERARRGQALAELTRQVREAIDEQRQVFIFPEGTRTLPGAAPDYKSGVAHLCAATGAVCVPVALNSGLFWPRQGFLRRRGRVVIKFLPPLAADVDKQKFMRVLQSRIEAATEELIAEAIAADPSLSVELATV